A window from Zingiber officinale cultivar Zhangliang chromosome 7A, Zo_v1.1, whole genome shotgun sequence encodes these proteins:
- the LOC122000812 gene encoding alpha-aminoadipic semialdehyde synthase-like, translating into MAAAVSDRGGRSLVGNGVVGILAESINIWERRAPLAPSHCARLLLSGKGQSGVERIIVQPSTKRIHHDSQYEDVGCEISDDLSECGLIVGIKQPKMEMILQDRAYAFFSHTHKAQKENMPLLDKILAERVSLFDYELIVGEDGKRLLAFGKFAGRAGLIDFLHGLGQRYLNLGYSTPFLSLGASYMYSSLAAAKAAVIAVGEEIATFGLPSGISPIVFVFTGDGNVSQGAQEIFKLLPHTFVDAQKLPEIVAMVKDGAKHTRSKRFFQVYGCVVTCQDMVAPKDSTKTFNKEDYYAHPDHYYPVFHEKIAPYTSVIVNCMYWERRFPRLLTTIQLKELMNKGCPLIGISDITCDIGGSLEFVNQSTSIERPFFRYDPFTDSYHDNMERDGLICLAVDILPTEFSREASNHFGHILSQFIGSLASTENIAELPLHLQKACITHNGAYTSLYEYIPRMRKTTIDPTTGPVDDSSEKKKYCTLVSLSGHLFDQFLINEALDVIEAAGGSFHLLKCEVGQTSKSMSYSELEVGADDTAVLDQIMDSLTNIVKKSHDNGALDKKLSLKIGKVRESILQDRCETVRRPCVLILGAGRVCRPAVEFLASVGSTSNGSYLKSCLTIDGEELEEYEVIVASLYLKDAKETVEGIPNAKAVQLDAMDYEKLKEYVSEVQVVLSLLPASFHANIAKACIEHKKHLVTASYVETTMSSLDERARSAGITVLCEMGLDPGIDHMMAMKMIDQAHIRGGKIKSFTSYCGGLPSPDAANNPLAYKFSWNPAGALRAGRNSASYKLHGEILHVDGNELFDSAVRFRMPEYPAFALECLPNRNSLIYGDAYGITNEASTVFRATLRYEGFSEIMSSLARIGFFETEPHPMLKGSVKPSFAAFLNGLLHAKNSPDNKLTGSIETDEDMIKSLVTLGHCKDKTTATKTVKTIKFLGLNECHEIPVACSSAFHVVCLRMEEKLAYTSKEKDMVVLHHEIEVEFPDGRPTENHWATLLEYGRIEDGKSTTAMALTVGIPAAIGVLLLLLNKVKRRGVVRPLEPEVYVPALDILQASGIKLMEKFETS; encoded by the exons ATGGCCGCTGCAGTTTCGGACAGG GGAGGGCGTAGCTTGGTGGGGAATGGAGTCGTTGGGATTCTTGCAGAGTCGATTAATATATGGGAAAGGCGAGCGCCGCTGGCTCCCTCGCACTGCGCTCGCCTTTTGCTGAGCGGGAAGGGGCAGAGCGGAGTCGAGAGGATCATCGTGCAACCGAGCACGAAGCGGATTCATCACGACTCCCAGTATGAGGATGTCGGGTGCGAGATTTCGGACGATCTTTCTGAATGCGGCCTCATCGTTGGTATAAAGCAACCCAAG ATGGAGATGATTCTTCAAGATAGAGCATATGCATTCTTCTCGCATACCCACAAGGCTCAGAAAGAGAACATGCCCTTGTTGGACAAG ATTCTTGCTGAAAGGGTATCCCTGTTCGACTATGAGCTTATAGTTGGAGAGGATGGGAAAAGGCTGCTTGCATTTGGCAAATTTGCTGGTAGAGCTGGTCTAATCGACTTTTTACATGGTCTTGGACAGC GATACTTGAATCTTGGATATTCAACTCCTTTCTTGTCCCTAGGGGCATCTTATATGTATTCTTCCCTTGCTGCGGCCAAGGCTGCAGTGATTGCTGTGGGAGAAGAAATAGCAACATTTGGGCTGCCATCTGGAATTTCTCCTATAGTCTTTGTATTTACTGGGGATGGAAATG TTTCTCAGGGTGCTCAAGAGATATTTAAGCTCTTACCACATACTTTTGTTGATGCTCAAAAGCTTCCAGAAATTGTTGCAATG GTCAAGGATGGAGCCAAACACACTAGATCAAAGAGGTTTTTTCAAGTCTATGGTTGTGTGGTGACTTGCCAAGACATGGTTGCACCAAAAGATTCAACTAAGACTTTCAATAAA gaagacTATTATGCACATCCAGATCATTATTATCCTGTTTTTCATGAAAAAATAGCACCATATACATCTGTGATAG TTAACTGTATGTATTGGGAGAGAAGATTTCCACGGTTGCTGACTACCATTCAGTTGAAAGAATTAATGAATAAAGGATGCCCTCTTATTGGGATTTCTGATATTACATGTGATATTGGAGGTTCACTTGAATTCGTCAACCAATCTACATCCATAGAGAGGCCTTTCTTCAG GTATGACCCCTTCACTGATTCATACCATGATAATATGGAGCGTGATGGCCTTATTTGTTTAGCTGTTGATATACTCCCAACAGAGTTTTCAAGAGAG GCTTCTAATCATTTTGGACACATCTTATCACAGTTCATTGGTAGTTTGGCTTCAACTGAAAACATTGCAGAACTTCCTTTGCACTTGCAAAAGGCCTGCATTACCCATAATGGGGCATATACCTCTTTATATGAGTATATACCCCGAATGAGAAAAACCACAAT AGATCCTACAACAGGGCCTGTAGATGATTCATCTGAGAAGAAGAAATATTGTACATTG GTATCTCTCAGTGGTCATTTGTTTGATCAATTTTTAATTAATGAAGCTCTAGATGTTATTGAAGCTGCTGGTGGTTCATTTCACTTACTTAAGTGTGAAGTTGGTCAAACTTCGAAGTCCATGTCCTATTCTGAACTTGAA GTGGGTGCTGATGACACTGCAGTCCTTGACCAAATAATGGATTCTTTGACTAATATTGTGAAAAAAAGCCATGATAATGGAGCTTTGGATAAAAAGCTCTCCTTAAAGATAGGCAAAGTTAGAGAAAGTATCTTGCAAGATAGATGTGAAACTGTTAGAAGGCCCTGTGTTTTAATCCTAGGTGCAGGACGTGTTTGCCGACCGGCTGTAGAGTTTTTAGCTTCAGTAGGGAGTACATCCAATGGAAGTTATCTGAAGTCATGTCTGACTATTGATGGCGAGGAACTTGAAGAATATGAGGTCATCGTGGCCTCTCTTTATCTGAAGGATGCAAAAGAG ACTGTTGAAGGCATTCCAAATGCAAAGGCTGTCCAGCTTGATGCAATGGATTATGAGAAGCTCAAGGAGTATGTATCTGAG GTTCAAGTTGTACTTAGCTTATTACCTGCTAGTTTCCATGCTAACATAGCAAAGGCGTGTATAGAG CACAAAAAGCACTTGGTCACAGCCAGCTACGTTGAAACTACCATGTCTAGCTTGGATGAAAGGGCAAGGAGTGCTGGCATCACTGTCCTTTGTGAAATGGGCCTTGATCCTGGGATAG ACCACATGATGGCTATGAAGATGATTGATCAAGCGCACATACGAGGAGGGAAAATAAAATCATTTACTTCCTACTGTGGTGGTCTCCCTTCTCCTGATGCTGCCAACAACCCGTTAGCGTATAAGTTCAG TTGGAACCCTGCTGGTGCTCTTCGAGCAGGGCGAAATTCTGCCTCATACAAGTTACATGGAGAAATTCTACACGTTGATG gTAATGAACTGTTTGACTCAGCTGTGAGATTCAGGATGCCTGAATATCCAGCCTTTGCATTGGAATGCCTCCCAAATCGGAATTCCTTAATATATGGTGATGCATATGGGATCACAAATGAGGCATCAACTGTATTTAGGGCAACCCTCAGATATGAAG GCTTTTCTGAAATAATGTCAAGTCTGGCGAGGATTGGTTTCTTTGAAACTGAACCGCACCCCATGCTTAAAGGATCTGTGAAGCCATCATTTGCTGCCTTTCTTAATGGGCTTCTACATGCGAAAAATTCTCCGGATAACAaattaactggatcaattgaaACTGATGAAGACATGATAAAGTCTTTGGTCACACTTGGACATTGCAAAGATAAAACTACAGCAACAAAAACAGTCAAAACTATCAA GTTCCTGGGCCTTAATGAATGTCATGAAATTCCAGTGGCATGTTCAAGCGCATTTCATGTAGTCTGTTTGCGGATGGAAGAGAAGCTAGCCTATACCAGCAAAGAGAAG GATATGGTGGTGTTACATCATGAAATTGAAGTAGAGTTTCCTGACGGAAGACCTACAGAGAATCACTGGGCAACCCTACTAGAATATGGGAGAATAGAAGATGGGAAATCTACTACTGCAATGGCTCTCACTGTTGGAATCCCTGCAGCAATTGGAGTATTG ctCTTACTTCTGAACAAGGTGAAGAGGCGAGGGGTGGTCAGACCTTTAGAACCCGAAGTGTATGTGCCAG CGTTGGACATATTGCAAGCTTCTGGGATAAAGTTGATGGAGAAATTTGAgacctcataa
- the LOC122002186 gene encoding E3 ubiquitin-protein ligase EL5-like — protein MHGDGDHLPSIRVGCEIVLATIIFLFLVICFALLIYLYLRRQIRLYSYPEGAAAAPNHSGLDAAVLRSLPAVVFRRACFEEPVECAVCLSELAEGETARLLPGCGHGFHLECIDMWFHSHTTCPLCRSSPVGRGPPGRVPAGEAAPRVAVVSSSRLQTGTEGAGEGSSRASAGGPSPTSTRAAVEGASSSVEQTLKTLRMILSQGRWSVASSSGSASNGGDVEQGPVRCVEASSANACRKH, from the coding sequence ATGCACGGCGACGGCGATCATCTTCCGAGCATCAGAGTCGGCTGTGAGATTGTGCTGGCGAcgatcatcttcctcttcttggTCATCTGCTTCGCCTTATTAATCTACCTCTACCTCAGACGGCAAATTCGCTTGTACAGCTACCCGGAGGGTGCCGCCGCGGCGCCGAACCATTCCGGCCTCGACGCTGCCGTGCTCCGCTCGCTCCCTGCGGTCGTCTTCCGGAGGGCGTGCTTCGAGGAGCCGGTCGAGTGCGCCGTGTGCCTCTCCGAGCTGGCCGAGGGCGAGACGGCCCGTCTGCTTCCCGGGTGCGGCCACGGGTTCCACCTCGAGTGCATCGACATGTGGTTCCATTCCCACACTACCTGCCCGCTCTGCCGGAGTAGTCCCGTCGGGAGAGGACCCCCGGGGCGAGTTCCGGCGGGGGAGGCCGCGCCGCGGGTGGCGGTCGTTTCGTCGAGCAGGTTGCAGACAGGAACTGAGGGCGCGGGTGAAGGTTCGTCGAGGGCTTCGGCCGGTGGACCGTCGCCGACGTCGACGAGGGCAGCGGTGGAGGGGGCGTCGTCGTCGGTCGAGCAGACGTTGAAGACGCTGAGGATGATACTGAGTCAAGGGAGGTGGAGTGTCGCCTCGTCCTCGGGTAGCGCCTCCAACGGAGGCGACGTAGAGCAGGGTCCGGTGAGATGCGTGGAGGCGTCGTCAGCTAACGCGTGTCGGAaacattaa
- the LOC121999872 gene encoding uncharacterized protein LOC121999872 — protein sequence MAVPAFMTGISISLFSVFNALLIGAGCFALGFLLAQRETKGFFPFLYIWTKDLTNRKRAVDEAPNDPRNLNRVTVKKPTLEIENLAEIIEDFKMVLVVRNDLKMGKGKIAAQCRYVNNA from the exons ATGGCAGTGCCGGCGTTCATGACGGGCATATCCATATCTCTATTTAGTGTCTTCAACGCACTCCTGATAGGCGCCGGATGCTTTGCCTTGGGGTTCCTCCTCGCCCAAAGGGAGACCAAGGGCTTCTTCCCGTTTTTGTATATTTGGACCAAAGACTTAACGAACAGGAAGAGGGCGGTCGACGAAGCTCCCAACGATCCGAGGAATTTGAACAGGGTCACGGTGAAGAAGCCGACCCTCGAGATTGAAAACCTTGCTGAAATCATTGAAGACTTCAAAATG GTTTTGGTTGTTAGAAATGACTTGAAGATGGGAAAAGGCAAGATTGCTGCCCAGTGCAGGTATGTTAATAATGCTTAG